A part of Gemmatimonas groenlandica genomic DNA contains:
- a CDS encoding PQQ-dependent sugar dehydrogenase — translation MKRHSACTLVVSFASALLVSPMLAACGGRAQLPLAAGIGPSPTLDAPRTSLIPTIGVASARAWLASEMPVAAPGLAVQPFARDLDHPRWLYVLPNGDVLVAETNAPERPDDATGIKGWFFKRFQRKAGGAVASADRITLLRDTNGDGIADVRSVLLSGLTSPFGMTLVGDALYVANTDAIVRFPYRAGVQRIAEAGTRVVALPAGSRNHHWTKNVVASLDGSTLFVAVGSNSNAAENGMDVEAERAAIWAVDVRTGSHRILASGLRNPVGMSFEPTTGALWVAVNERDELGSDLVPDYMTRVRDGAFYGWPYSYFGPHVDTRVTPARADLVASAVVPDYALGAHTASLGLAFSRAGALPPALQRGAFVAQHGSWNRKPMSGYKVIFVPFVNGAPSGEPVDVLTGFLEREEFSRGRPVGVAIDARGALLVADDVGNAIWRVTAK, via the coding sequence ATGAAACGCCATTCTGCCTGCACCCTCGTCGTGTCGTTCGCCAGTGCATTACTCGTCTCGCCGATGCTGGCGGCCTGCGGTGGCCGCGCACAGCTGCCACTCGCCGCCGGCATCGGACCGTCGCCGACGCTCGACGCCCCGCGCACGTCGCTCATTCCAACCATCGGTGTCGCCAGCGCGCGCGCATGGTTGGCGAGTGAGATGCCCGTGGCGGCACCTGGACTCGCGGTGCAACCGTTCGCGCGTGATCTCGATCATCCGCGTTGGCTGTACGTGCTGCCCAATGGCGACGTGCTGGTCGCGGAAACCAATGCACCGGAGCGGCCGGACGATGCCACCGGCATCAAAGGCTGGTTCTTCAAGCGCTTTCAACGGAAAGCCGGTGGTGCGGTCGCGAGCGCCGATCGCATAACGCTGCTGCGCGATACCAACGGTGACGGCATCGCGGATGTGCGGTCGGTGCTGCTCTCCGGGCTCACGTCGCCGTTCGGGATGACGCTGGTGGGCGACGCGCTGTACGTGGCCAACACCGACGCCATCGTCCGCTTTCCGTATCGCGCGGGTGTGCAGCGCATCGCCGAGGCGGGCACGCGCGTGGTCGCGCTGCCGGCCGGTTCGCGGAATCACCACTGGACGAAAAATGTGGTCGCCTCGTTGGATGGCAGCACGCTGTTCGTGGCGGTGGGATCGAACAGCAACGCGGCAGAGAATGGCATGGATGTCGAAGCCGAGCGCGCCGCCATCTGGGCGGTCGATGTGCGCACGGGCAGCCATCGCATTCTCGCCAGCGGTTTGCGCAATCCCGTCGGGATGAGCTTCGAGCCGACGACCGGCGCGCTGTGGGTCGCGGTGAATGAGCGCGACGAGCTGGGGAGCGACCTCGTGCCCGACTACATGACGCGGGTACGCGACGGCGCGTTCTACGGCTGGCCCTACAGCTACTTCGGCCCGCATGTCGACACACGGGTGACACCAGCGCGGGCCGATCTGGTCGCGAGCGCGGTGGTGCCGGACTACGCGCTCGGGGCCCATACCGCCTCGCTGGGGCTCGCCTTCTCACGCGCCGGTGCATTGCCACCTGCATTGCAGCGCGGTGCCTTCGTGGCGCAACACGGCTCGTGGAACCGCAAGCCGATGAGCGGCTACAAGGTGATCTTCGTGCCGTTCGTGAATGGCGCGCCGTCGGGCGAGCCCGTCGATGTGCTCACGGGATTTCTCGAGCGCGAGGAGTTTTCGCGCGGGCGCCCGGTCGGCGTCGCCATCGACGCGCGCGGCGCGCTACTGGTGGCCGACGACGTGGGCAATGCGATCTGGCGCGTCACGGCGAAGTAG
- a CDS encoding Kelch repeat-containing protein: protein MSHDTRRRYAVTLAALALTTFRAPPARLPPSGGAAGSVVTTTAMSIERAAHTATTLRDGRVLVAGGFTNEENSISGAELFDPAGGRFAALPRMRTLRHSHTATRLPDGKVLLAGGYAAGSTVLAAAELFDPATNRFVPTGSLGAARAGHVAVALANGKVLIAGGVGPAWSFLSSAELYDPTTGRFSPTGSMTVARESHAAVLLQSGQVLVVGGHRGRRAEITLYTSAERYDVASGTFRKVGDMRVRRHKHDAVVLRDGRVLITGGTDERDTDGVYDSTELFDPISTTFTLGPDLVRPRYKHNGSAVLLPNGTVLIAGGATQAETFDPRARAPARAFALVPGNSPMAGQFSAVAPITGGGVLITGGYGGGRGPRASAWVYRP from the coding sequence ATGTCGCACGACACTCGCCGTCGCTATGCCGTCACGTTGGCGGCGTTGGCCCTGACCACATTTCGCGCTCCGCCAGCGCGTCTCCCACCCTCTGGCGGTGCGGCCGGCTCCGTCGTGACCACGACCGCGATGAGTATCGAACGCGCGGCCCACACGGCGACCACGCTGCGAGATGGTCGCGTGCTGGTCGCCGGGGGGTTCACCAACGAAGAGAACTCGATCAGCGGGGCGGAGCTCTTCGATCCGGCCGGCGGGCGATTCGCCGCCTTGCCGCGCATGCGTACGCTGCGCCATAGCCACACGGCGACGCGGCTGCCCGACGGCAAGGTGCTGCTCGCGGGGGGCTACGCGGCGGGATCCACCGTGCTCGCCGCCGCCGAGTTGTTCGATCCGGCGACCAATCGCTTCGTGCCGACCGGTTCACTTGGTGCGGCGCGCGCCGGGCACGTGGCGGTCGCCCTCGCCAACGGGAAGGTACTTATTGCCGGCGGTGTGGGTCCGGCGTGGAGCTTTCTCTCCAGCGCGGAGCTCTACGATCCTACCACCGGACGCTTTTCGCCGACCGGGAGTATGACGGTCGCCCGCGAGAGCCACGCTGCGGTGTTGCTGCAGAGCGGACAGGTGCTCGTGGTCGGTGGACATCGCGGACGTCGCGCGGAGATCACGCTCTACACATCGGCCGAACGCTATGACGTGGCGAGCGGCACGTTCCGGAAGGTCGGCGACATGCGCGTGCGGCGGCACAAGCACGATGCCGTCGTACTGCGCGACGGGCGGGTGTTGATCACCGGTGGCACCGACGAGCGCGACACGGACGGCGTCTACGACAGCACCGAGCTGTTCGATCCGATCTCGACCACGTTCACGCTGGGACCGGACCTGGTACGTCCGCGCTACAAGCACAACGGCAGCGCCGTACTGTTGCCAAACGGTACCGTCCTGATTGCTGGTGGGGCCACACAAGCCGAGACCTTCGATCCACGTGCGCGAGCGCCCGCGCGTGCGTTCGCGCTCGTGCCGGGCAACAGCCCGATGGCGGGCCAGTTCTCCGCCGTCGCGCCGATCACTGGTGGCGGCGTACTGATCACCGGCGGCTACGGCGGCGGACGCGGGCCGCGCGCGAGTGCGTGGGTGTATCGGCCGTAA
- a CDS encoding dodecin family protein: MSVAKVIEIISSSKVSLDDAVTQGIAKASETITGIAGAWIQDQSVEVANGKVTMYKVTLKLTFVLKGD; the protein is encoded by the coding sequence ATGTCGGTCGCCAAAGTCATTGAGATCATTTCCTCGAGCAAGGTCAGCCTCGACGATGCCGTGACGCAGGGCATCGCCAAAGCCTCGGAGACGATCACCGGTATCGCCGGCGCCTGGATTCAGGACCAGAGTGTCGAGGTCGCCAACGGCAAGGTGACCATGTACAAGGTCACGCTCAAGCTCACCTTCGTACTCAAGGGTGACTGA
- a CDS encoding amidase: protein MLAAPSLSRLISERAVRSFATALAIATLGCAPPSVPIALNAVDRDLLDVTVPALEQLYADKRYTVTQVVQWHLDRIDRYNGVYGAIETVLRESALADAARLDAEAAKGNGAARGPLWGVPIVIKANTSVQGQITTAGWEGFTRAGHELIAPKDATIVTRLRAAGAIIVGLANMPDLANSDTNRSSSFGRTGNAYDVRFSPGGSSGGVVTAVAANMAVLGNGTDTGNSIRMPAATSALVGVFPTRGLVSIAGIAPLDWLLDNTGPIARTATDAAIALAVMAGKDSLDPQTLLAPDSVPPVAGTVTGASLKGKRFGVPAFIMAGSGIPFHGIPADVPERAADSIRAAANMALRDDTRALFMKAVESLRAAGAEVVISDSILPPAFANMASRVSTYAYMRDGTDRFLATFGPATYHSAAQYEQVVGAPLFVSSIGVEDNFRVMPGVRLEQRVLAQDADAERNYHAPRRAMLAEYVATLERMKLDGFVYPAIQMAPPDESMPQDGRVSEGPHSATSWINMIGVPAVVVYAGTYANGLPFGLEFSARPWTDRALMGIASAWEQATPKRTPPKLVDAGLLSVVKARAAK from the coding sequence ATGCTCGCTGCACCCTCGCTTTCCAGGCTGATCTCCGAGAGGGCGGTTCGCTCATTCGCGACCGCTCTGGCCATCGCCACGCTGGGCTGCGCGCCACCATCGGTACCAATAGCCCTCAACGCGGTCGATCGTGATCTCCTCGACGTCACGGTCCCGGCGCTGGAGCAGCTGTACGCCGACAAGCGATACACGGTGACCCAGGTGGTGCAGTGGCACCTCGATCGCATCGATCGCTACAACGGCGTGTATGGCGCCATTGAGACCGTGTTGCGCGAGAGTGCGCTGGCCGACGCCGCACGGCTCGACGCCGAGGCGGCGAAGGGCAACGGCGCAGCCCGCGGTCCGCTGTGGGGCGTGCCGATCGTGATCAAGGCCAACACCAGCGTGCAGGGGCAGATCACCACCGCCGGCTGGGAAGGATTTACTCGGGCGGGCCACGAGCTCATCGCACCCAAGGACGCGACGATCGTGACGCGACTCCGCGCTGCCGGCGCCATCATCGTCGGCCTCGCCAACATGCCGGATCTCGCCAACAGCGACACCAATCGCAGCAGCTCGTTCGGCCGCACCGGCAATGCGTACGACGTACGCTTCTCGCCCGGCGGGTCGAGCGGCGGTGTGGTCACCGCCGTCGCAGCGAACATGGCGGTCTTGGGGAATGGCACCGATACCGGCAACTCCATTCGCATGCCGGCCGCCACGAGCGCGCTGGTTGGGGTGTTCCCCACGCGTGGCCTGGTCAGTATCGCCGGTATCGCGCCGCTCGATTGGTTGCTCGACAACACGGGGCCGATTGCACGGACCGCAACCGATGCCGCGATTGCGCTGGCCGTGATGGCGGGGAAAGACTCGCTCGATCCGCAGACACTATTGGCACCGGATTCGGTGCCGCCCGTTGCGGGAACGGTGACGGGTGCATCGCTCAAAGGAAAGCGCTTCGGGGTGCCGGCTTTCATCATGGCTGGCAGTGGTATCCCGTTCCATGGCATTCCCGCCGATGTGCCGGAACGCGCCGCTGATTCCATTCGCGCCGCCGCCAACATGGCGTTGCGCGATGATACACGCGCGTTGTTCATGAAGGCGGTCGAATCGCTTCGCGCTGCCGGCGCTGAGGTCGTCATCAGCGACAGCATCCTGCCGCCCGCCTTCGCGAACATGGCGAGCCGCGTGTCGACGTATGCCTACATGCGCGACGGCACCGACCGTTTCCTCGCCACCTTCGGACCGGCCACATATCACTCGGCCGCGCAGTACGAGCAGGTCGTCGGCGCCCCACTGTTCGTGTCGTCGATCGGCGTGGAGGATAACTTCCGCGTCATGCCTGGCGTGCGGCTCGAGCAACGCGTACTCGCGCAAGATGCTGACGCCGAGCGGAACTATCACGCGCCGCGTCGCGCCATGCTGGCGGAGTATGTGGCGACGCTCGAGCGCATGAAGCTGGATGGTTTTGTGTACCCCGCCATTCAGATGGCACCGCCGGACGAGTCGATGCCGCAGGACGGACGCGTCAGCGAAGGCCCGCACTCGGCCACAAGTTGGATCAACATGATCGGCGTGCCGGCAGTGGTGGTGTATGCTGGCACGTATGCGAACGGCTTACCGTTCGGCCTCGAATTCTCGGCGCGTCCGTGGACCGATCGTGCGCTGATGGGAATCGCGTCGGCGTGGGAGCAGGCGACACCAAAGCGTACGCCGCCCAAGCTGGTGGACGCGGGATTGCTGTCGGTGGTCAAGGCGCGCGCCGCGAAATAG
- a CDS encoding substrate-binding domain-containing protein has translation MKTLSRIFAAAVAACVLALPSATPLAAQDFKVIVNSANPIGDISSAALSKIFLKESAAFPGGGPATPVDQGKTSAVRAAFSKRIIGRPASAVDTYWQQQIFSGKDVPPAAKASDDDVIAFVKATPGAVGYVSAGATTAGVKVVDVK, from the coding sequence ATGAAAACTCTCTCTCGTATCTTCGCGGCCGCGGTTGCGGCCTGTGTGCTGGCCCTGCCGTCGGCCACGCCGCTGGCCGCCCAGGACTTCAAGGTGATCGTGAACAGCGCGAATCCGATCGGTGACATTTCGTCCGCGGCCCTGAGCAAGATCTTCCTGAAGGAATCGGCCGCATTTCCCGGCGGAGGCCCCGCCACGCCAGTAGACCAAGGCAAGACCAGCGCCGTGCGCGCCGCGTTCAGCAAGCGCATCATCGGCCGGCCGGCAAGCGCGGTCGATACGTACTGGCAGCAGCAGATCTTTTCCGGCAAGGACGTTCCCCCGGCCGCTAAGGCATCCGATGACGATGTCATCGCCTTCGTCAAAGCAACGCCTGGCGCCGTCGGATACGTCAGCGCCGGAGCCACTACCGCAGGCGTGAAAGTCGTCGACGTGAAGTAG
- a CDS encoding sigma-54-dependent transcriptional regulator: MSAHPDHSGAQEFAAAPRLLVVDDEPSMLRALSRQLASRGFDVSPFGDGEEAKRAVAEREYDAAVLDFGLIGMTGVELMEQLRAIDPTLTIVLLSGTIEVPEAVRAIRRGAEDVQLKPPNLDLLQAALERGLERTRLHRSRRLLAAHVVDPYGVLDPSLAMQRVVRQVQHVAPLALPLLLIGEAGTGKRAIAEMVHQLAPQVDRTFVAIGLLDRSPESVESALHTALERSERAASHSRITLYLDDLGVLSAGAQQQLLSVLDASPTLRLIVSTRRDLADDARATRLLPSLYHRLAVLPINVPALRERGASAIATIGLRVVDRARIDVGEGPDGFTQAALDWLCNCPWPANIPQLHDTVMESFVRAIGESEIDTHHVAPSLVARGMHAGHAAPDAEDWSIRAAEKRQIVAVLGMVKNHRSQAAKLLGITRTTLYKKMDEYGIGVSGD, encoded by the coding sequence ATGAGCGCTCATCCTGACCATTCCGGCGCGCAGGAATTTGCGGCGGCCCCACGCCTTTTGGTGGTCGACGACGAGCCGTCGATGTTGCGGGCCCTCAGTCGACAGCTGGCGTCTCGCGGCTTTGACGTCTCGCCGTTCGGCGACGGCGAGGAGGCAAAGCGCGCCGTTGCCGAGCGCGAATATGACGCGGCCGTACTCGATTTTGGACTCATCGGCATGACGGGGGTCGAGCTCATGGAGCAGCTGCGGGCCATCGACCCGACGCTCACGATCGTCCTGCTCAGTGGCACGATCGAAGTCCCTGAAGCCGTGCGAGCGATCCGGCGTGGCGCTGAGGATGTCCAGCTCAAGCCGCCCAATCTGGATCTGTTGCAGGCGGCGTTGGAGCGTGGCCTCGAACGCACCCGTTTGCACCGCTCGCGACGCCTGCTGGCCGCGCACGTCGTCGATCCGTACGGCGTGCTCGATCCGTCGCTCGCGATGCAGCGTGTGGTGCGTCAAGTGCAGCATGTCGCACCGCTCGCGCTCCCGCTGTTGCTGATCGGCGAGGCCGGCACGGGGAAGCGCGCGATTGCCGAGATGGTACATCAGCTCGCGCCGCAGGTGGATCGCACGTTCGTGGCGATTGGTCTGCTCGATCGTTCGCCCGAGTCGGTGGAAAGCGCGCTGCATACGGCGCTGGAGCGGAGCGAACGCGCGGCATCGCATTCCCGCATTACGCTATATCTGGATGATCTCGGCGTGCTCAGCGCGGGCGCACAACAGCAGTTGCTGAGTGTACTGGATGCATCGCCTACGCTGCGCCTGATCGTATCCACGCGGCGCGATCTGGCCGACGATGCGCGCGCCACGCGACTGCTGCCGTCGCTGTACCATCGCCTGGCGGTGTTGCCGATCAATGTCCCCGCGCTGAGGGAACGTGGCGCCAGCGCGATCGCCACGATCGGCCTGCGAGTTGTCGATCGCGCACGCATCGACGTCGGTGAAGGGCCCGACGGCTTCACGCAGGCGGCATTGGACTGGCTGTGCAACTGCCCGTGGCCCGCCAACATTCCGCAGTTGCACGATACCGTAATGGAATCGTTCGTGCGCGCGATCGGCGAGTCCGAAATCGACACGCACCACGTGGCGCCCTCACTCGTCGCGCGCGGAATGCACGCCGGGCATGCCGCGCCGGACGCCGAAGACTGGTCGATTCGCGCTGCGGAGAAGCGTCAGATTGTTGCGGTGCTTGGCATGGTCAAGAACCATCGGTCGCAAGCCGCCAAGCTGTTGGGCATCACCCGCACGACGCTCTACAAAAAGATGGACGAATACGGCATCGGTGTCTCCGGCGACTAG
- a CDS encoding transporter substrate-binding domain-containing protein: MIVRTAMRLSILVLATAEPSLALGPSVPNRVRPTDAAAIARPVEPIAIAVEDGSAPWSRPDGTGYANEIVAAAFGALGIPIAQHVVPYARCRALVMEGSVVACYSMSKAPDLQGLVAFPAMPLFRCTTELVQNPARPVSATASISALRDLPRGTSVGVVNGYEYPPEVEVARQRGAIVLKSVTSEELLLRLLAAGRLQTALVNLNDSKPLPFLAARAGVREPLARLARVGPLDSHLGFSVRHPRGLASLRQFEQGMATIRRNGTLARIERAWADSSRATILRAKGRQAVRAGGA; the protein is encoded by the coding sequence ATGATCGTTCGCACCGCGATGCGGCTGTCCATCCTTGTGCTGGCGACCGCGGAGCCGTCGCTCGCGCTCGGTCCTTCGGTTCCGAACCGAGTACGGCCGACCGATGCCGCTGCGATCGCCCGCCCGGTCGAGCCCATCGCGATCGCCGTCGAAGATGGATCCGCCCCCTGGTCCCGGCCCGATGGAACGGGATACGCCAACGAGATCGTGGCCGCCGCCTTTGGCGCGCTCGGGATACCGATTGCTCAGCACGTTGTGCCGTATGCGCGCTGCCGGGCGCTCGTGATGGAAGGGAGCGTCGTGGCCTGCTACAGTATGTCGAAGGCGCCCGACCTGCAGGGCCTCGTGGCGTTTCCCGCCATGCCACTGTTCCGGTGCACGACGGAGCTGGTGCAGAATCCGGCCCGGCCCGTTTCCGCCACCGCGTCGATCAGCGCGTTGCGCGATCTGCCGCGCGGTACGAGCGTGGGCGTCGTGAACGGTTACGAGTATCCCCCTGAGGTCGAGGTCGCACGCCAGCGCGGTGCGATCGTGCTGAAGTCGGTCACTTCAGAAGAGTTACTGCTCCGGTTGCTGGCGGCGGGCCGACTGCAGACGGCGCTCGTGAATCTGAACGACAGTAAGCCGCTCCCGTTTCTCGCCGCACGCGCAGGCGTGCGTGAGCCGCTCGCCCGGCTCGCCCGCGTAGGCCCGCTCGATTCACATCTGGGGTTCAGTGTGCGTCATCCCCGGGGGCTCGCATCCCTGCGGCAGTTCGAGCAGGGTATGGCGACCATTCGCCGCAACGGCACACTCGCCCGCATTGAACGGGCGTGGGCCGACAGCTCGCGGGCCACGATCCTGCGGGCCAAGGGACGGCAGGCAGTACGCGCAGGCGGCGCGTGA
- a CDS encoding ATP-binding protein — MTVPLATGHHAHSSDGSISGRLLVALGTVMFVSFAIVLAVVVLVMRSYEIDSLRRESVLSADRLAKVLEPALWNVDVPHAGELATAYMADQRIVSITIRETLQGESRRFGNLRATDTMLVRRAVVHDGQTIGEIDLAFDRGVYRAHLRRDISLAILVSLIVLGVSLAGLAVLVRAMLARPLDALSRVVTHFAQGDYTEAAQRRVIGSGELRHLSEVLFDMGAQIDTQVRELTETNRRLAFRNAALDAAANAIWIVSREGHIEWVNTAFTVLTGYSADEAIGQRLVELLDAEVHDTAFFDAIRQIIHTGTVWSGEITSKRKDGTVWVGERTVTPLADPTGYVAHYIIVEQDVTQRKQLEAQYRQAQKMESVGRLAGGIAHDFNNMLSVILSNAELAIDQVEPGSAVRDDLAEIQHAAQRSVDLTRQLLAFARKQDVAPRTINLNALIGESLKMLGRMVGEQVQFLWRPATALWSVRMDPSQVEQVLANLCVNARDAIQSVGTIVIATENRTLLATDGDLADLTAGDYVVINVSDTGSGMSPELLTQIFEPFFTTKSIGLGTGLGLSTVYGIVAQNGGAVRVSSTVGQGTHFAIYLPRYTGEEDTEVEVAAVSASTTGTETVLVVEDEAMVLAMAVRILTANGYRVLAAGSADAAIHTAQSMEGPLDLLLTDVIMPKMAGPDVARAIGVIHPQAVCVFMSGFAEAGGHTPAPFGDSALHVSKPFTPSALAGVVRRALDTRSLAQSAARSAGAHERE, encoded by the coding sequence GTGACGGTTCCTCTCGCCACCGGGCACCACGCGCATTCATCGGACGGCTCGATCAGCGGGCGGCTGCTCGTGGCGCTGGGCACCGTGATGTTCGTGTCGTTTGCGATCGTACTCGCGGTAGTGGTGCTCGTCATGCGCAGCTACGAGATCGATTCGCTGCGTCGGGAGTCGGTCCTGTCGGCGGATCGTCTCGCCAAGGTGCTCGAGCCGGCGCTGTGGAATGTGGACGTGCCGCACGCCGGCGAGCTGGCGACTGCATACATGGCCGACCAGCGCATCGTTTCGATCACGATTCGCGAGACCCTGCAGGGCGAGTCCCGACGCTTCGGCAATCTTCGCGCGACCGACACCATGCTGGTGCGACGGGCCGTTGTACACGACGGACAGACCATCGGTGAGATCGATCTGGCCTTCGACCGTGGCGTGTATCGCGCGCATCTGCGTCGCGACATCAGCCTGGCCATTCTCGTCTCGCTGATCGTATTGGGCGTGTCACTGGCTGGACTGGCCGTGCTGGTGCGCGCCATGCTCGCCCGTCCGCTGGACGCGCTGTCCCGCGTCGTGACGCACTTCGCACAGGGAGACTACACGGAAGCGGCACAGCGTCGCGTGATCGGCTCGGGCGAACTGCGACATCTGAGTGAAGTCTTGTTCGACATGGGCGCGCAGATCGACACGCAAGTGCGCGAACTGACGGAAACCAATCGTCGGCTGGCGTTTCGTAATGCCGCCCTTGACGCCGCGGCGAATGCCATCTGGATCGTATCGCGCGAAGGCCACATCGAATGGGTCAACACTGCCTTCACCGTCTTGACGGGCTACTCGGCCGACGAAGCCATCGGTCAACGGCTGGTCGAGCTGCTCGACGCCGAGGTGCACGACACCGCGTTCTTCGACGCGATCCGGCAGATCATTCATACCGGGACGGTGTGGTCGGGCGAGATCACGAGCAAGCGGAAGGATGGTACGGTGTGGGTGGGCGAGCGCACCGTGACGCCGCTGGCTGATCCCACCGGCTACGTCGCGCATTACATCATCGTCGAACAGGATGTGACGCAGCGCAAGCAGCTCGAAGCGCAGTATCGTCAAGCGCAGAAGATGGAGTCGGTAGGACGTCTGGCCGGCGGGATCGCGCACGACTTCAACAACATGTTGAGTGTCATTCTCAGCAACGCCGAGCTGGCGATCGACCAGGTGGAGCCCGGTTCCGCCGTGCGCGACGACCTTGCCGAGATTCAGCATGCCGCGCAGCGTTCGGTCGATCTCACCCGGCAGCTGCTCGCCTTCGCACGCAAGCAGGACGTTGCGCCGCGCACGATCAATTTGAATGCCCTCATCGGCGAGTCGTTGAAGATGTTGGGGCGCATGGTGGGTGAGCAGGTGCAGTTCCTCTGGCGACCGGCCACGGCGCTGTGGTCGGTTCGTATGGACCCGTCACAGGTCGAGCAGGTCTTGGCGAACCTGTGCGTGAATGCCCGCGATGCCATTCAGTCGGTCGGCACGATTGTGATCGCCACTGAGAACCGTACGTTGCTGGCGACGGATGGCGATCTCGCCGATCTCACCGCGGGCGACTACGTGGTGATCAACGTGAGCGATACGGGCAGCGGCATGTCACCGGAGTTGCTGACGCAGATCTTCGAGCCGTTCTTCACCACGAAGTCGATCGGACTCGGCACGGGACTCGGACTCTCCACCGTGTACGGCATCGTGGCACAGAACGGCGGCGCCGTCCGGGTGTCGAGCACCGTGGGCCAGGGTACCCATTTCGCGATCTATCTTCCGCGCTACACGGGCGAGGAAGACACCGAGGTGGAGGTCGCCGCCGTCAGCGCGAGCACCACCGGCACCGAAACTGTTCTTGTGGTGGAAGACGAGGCGATGGTGCTCGCCATGGCGGTGCGCATTTTGACGGCAAATGGGTATCGCGTCCTCGCCGCCGGCTCAGCCGACGCCGCCATTCACACGGCGCAGTCGATGGAGGGCCCACTCGATCTGCTGTTGACCGATGTGATCATGCCCAAAATGGCCGGTCCCGACGTCGCCCGTGCGATCGGCGTGATCCATCCGCAGGCCGTGTGTGTGTTCATGTCAGGCTTCGCCGAGGCCGGCGGGCACACGCCCGCACCGTTCGGAGACAGCGCGTTGCACGTGTCAAAGCCGTTCACGCCGAGTGCGCTGGCGGGAGTGGTGCGCCGGGCGCTGGATACGCGGAGTCTGGCGCAATCTGCTGCTCGCTCAGCGGGTGCTCATGAACGCGAATAG
- a CDS encoding GIY-YIG nuclease family protein: protein MTNPGPQTDRKALARDYKGSRRPMGVYCVRNLQTGETLIGRSIDLPAILNRERTSLRFGGHPIRRLQQDWNALGPDAFTFDVLDTLTWPDDAPDFDPTDELVLLEAMWRERMQPDGAGNYATRSTPARP, encoded by the coding sequence ATGACCAATCCTGGCCCCCAAACTGACCGCAAAGCGCTCGCCCGCGACTACAAGGGGTCGCGCCGCCCGATGGGCGTGTACTGCGTGCGCAATCTGCAGACCGGCGAGACGCTGATCGGGCGTTCCATAGATCTGCCGGCCATTCTCAACCGCGAGCGGACGTCGCTGCGATTTGGCGGCCACCCCATTCGCCGGCTGCAGCAGGACTGGAATGCGCTCGGCCCCGATGCCTTCACGTTCGATGTGCTCGACACCCTGACCTGGCCAGACGACGCACCCGACTTCGATCCCACCGACGAGTTGGTACTGCTCGAGGCCATGTGGCGCGAACGGATGCAACCCGATGGTGCCGGCAACTATGCAACCCGCAGCACACCGGCGCGCCCATGA
- a CDS encoding DUF2239 family protein: MSGHLVTAFRGQERLASGPLREVARVAWQAIKDGASSAVLVFDDATGRVIDLEMRGDERAMLAHLDATTRGPATSAATDVDTPALDQAPRTRGRPKLGVVAREITLLPRHWEWLATQPGGASVALRKLVEAARRTHADDDRAKASRDIAYRFMNAMAGDLSQFEEVIRALYRGDEARFRELIAEWPRDIAVYSAQLAFPVS, translated from the coding sequence ATGAGCGGTCATCTCGTCACCGCCTTTCGCGGTCAGGAACGACTCGCTTCTGGCCCACTGCGCGAGGTGGCGCGGGTGGCGTGGCAGGCCATCAAGGACGGCGCATCAAGCGCCGTGCTGGTGTTCGACGACGCGACCGGCCGCGTGATCGATCTCGAGATGCGTGGCGACGAGCGTGCGATGCTGGCGCATCTCGATGCGACCACGCGCGGGCCGGCGACGTCCGCCGCAACCGATGTCGACACGCCGGCGCTGGACCAGGCACCGCGTACGCGCGGACGGCCCAAGCTCGGCGTGGTCGCCCGTGAGATCACGCTGCTGCCGCGCCATTGGGAGTGGCTGGCCACGCAACCGGGTGGCGCATCGGTGGCGCTGCGCAAGCTGGTAGAGGCGGCGCGACGTACACATGCCGACGATGATCGCGCGAAAGCGTCGCGCGACATCGCCTATCGCTTCATGAACGCAATGGCCGGCGATCTGAGTCAGTTCGAGGAAGTGATCCGCGCGTTGTATCGTGGCGACGAAGCGCGATTCCGCGAGCTGATCGCCGAGTGGCCGCGCGACATTGCGGTGTACTCGGCGCAGCTGGCATTTCCGGTGTCATAG